The Tripterygium wilfordii isolate XIE 37 chromosome 17, ASM1340144v1, whole genome shotgun sequence genome has a window encoding:
- the LOC119981956 gene encoding mannan endo-1,4-beta-mannosidase 4-like, whose protein sequence is MYLNGFNAYWMMMMASDPSTRTKVSTTFQQASKAGMNVARAFAFTDGGYSPLQSSPGVYNENMFKGLDYVIAEAKKYGIYVRLCMVNNWKALGGKAQYVQWAKERGQQVGEEDDFFTNAVVKQYYKNHVKTVLTRINTITGVAYKDDPTIFAWELMNEPRSTTDLSGKQVQSWVEEMAAYLKSIDQNHLLDIGLEGFYGVSRNQDNPNGFIFGTDFISNNQVKHIDFATIHVYPESWLPNATQEGRSAFLFKWIQDHIQDTASMVKKPLVLGEFGRSLNLYTLQKRDGYFRKVYNTIYRSARSGGPLVGGLFWQLMAPGMESWGDGYQVVLEESPTTAAIIAHQSFLLSSLSH, encoded by the exons ATGTACTTGAATGGCTTCAACGCGTactggatgatgatgatggcaaGTGATCCGTCCACCAGGACCAAGGTCTCCACCACCTTTCAACAAGCATCGAAGGCTGGCATGAATGTTGCCAGAGCTTTTGCTTTCACCGATGGTGGTTACAGTCCCCTTCAGTCTTCTCCTGGAGTGTACAATGAAAACATGTTCAAG GGATTGGACTACGTGATTGCAGAAGCTAAGAAATATGGGATATATGTGAGACTGTGTATGGTGAATAACTGGAAAGCTCTTGGTGGCAAAGCACAATATGTTCAGTGGGCAAAGGAACGTGGACAGCAAGTGGGGGAGGAGGATGATTTTTTCACAAACGCAGTTGTCAAACAATACTACAAAAACCATGTCAAG ACTGTGCTCACAAGAATAAACACAATAACTGGGGTGGCATACAAAGATGATCCAACCATCTTTGCTTGGGAGCTCATGAATGAACCCCGCAGCACCACTGACCTCTCCGGAAAGCAAGTTCAG AGTTGGGTGGAAGAAATGGCGGCATACTTGAAGTCCATTGATCAAAACCATCTACTGGACATAGGGTTAGAAGGATTTTATGGAGTTTCAAGGAACCAGGACAATCCCAATGGATTTATTTTTGGTACCGACTTCATTTCCAACAATCAAGTCAAACACATCGATTTTGCCACCATTCACGTTTATCCTGAATCATG GTTACCAAATGCAACTCAGGAGGGTCGTAGTGCTTTTTTGTTTAAGTGGATTCAGGACCATATCCAAGACACTGCGTCTATGGTTAAGAAACCACTGGTGTTAGGGGAGTTTGGAAGATCTTTAAATTTATACACATTGCAGAAGAGGGATGGCTATTTTAGGAAGGTGTACAATACAATATACAGAAGTGCCAGAAGTGGGGGCCCATTGGTTGGTGGGCTTTTTTGGCAACTCATGGCCCCAGGAATGGAAAGCTGGGGCGATGGCTATCAAGTTGTCTTGGAAGAAAGCCCCACAACTGCAGCTATCATTGCCCACCAATCTTTCCTGCTATCATCTTTATCGCactaa
- the LOC119982169 gene encoding uncharacterized protein LOC119982169, whose amino-acid sequence MGIIKIQHQASAFGCPRTKCSYRSGGEDTRTEGDPILGGDSGDNNDMYEPIEMNCELALLDDQLCDIPYELYDLPDLREILSLETWNSCLTNEERFILSDYLPDMDQHSFWLTMTELFNGSDIFFGNPLDIFFKRLKGGYSSPKVAWCREALQFIQRRKYYHSLRSYHDNMMQTFVDMISVWDHCKTSGINERINMWTRREKCQGAHLFDLNTFPKDERMSSDEVNPIADTGHLSNVTKSKIGKRASEVLPSPSVNRSNIDVQECRPKGVLKLKSSGSSSVQNHNLKVVPGDVAEHSRPLPKGILKLVPKAPSTRPEHSEVPRLVQLCLPDSTQELKDHKSSSFSASMNCWRAGYKYPLQPQKDGSSEFHTSVHQPLCTLNQQETDVRASSYSGSSARNRKRRMNPSLDDITAGAEHIFSKGDVYESSMDALGGKKYDVHSETWQNLGVENRNFSARSLVRYPFAIEHRDSGLGMESFLKEHIPTGPRMSDSGCAKQECLSTSYSDRMKSQRDFPLTYKRRKALAKQTSVDFNKPPTAGAVLNAASPKKSYQHC is encoded by the coding sequence ATGGGCATTATAAAGATTCAACATCAAGCATCAGCCTTTGGTTGCCCCCGCACTAAATGTTCTTATCGTTCTGGTGGAGAAGACACAAGGACAGAAGGTGATCCCATTTTAGGGGGAGATTCTGGGGATAATAATGATATGTATGAGCCCATCGAAATGAACTGTGAGCTTGCATTGTTGGATGACCAGCTATGCGACATTCCGTATGAACTTTACGATTTGCCAGATTTAAGGGAGATTTTATCCTTAGAAACTTGGAATTCATGTTTGACAAACGAAGAGAGGTTTATTTTGTCAGATTACCTTCCAGATATGGACCAGCACAGCTTTTGGTTGACCATGACGGAGCTCTTTAATGGTAGTGATATATTCTTTGGGAATCCACTGGatatatttttcaaaagatTGAAAGGTGGATACTCTTCTCCAAAGGTGGCTTGGTGCAGAGAGGCGTTGCAGTTTATACAGAGGAGAAAGTATTATCATTCACTAAGATCTTACCATGACAATATGATGCAGACGTTTGTTGACATGATAAGTGTTTGGGATCATTGCAAAACTTCTGGTATCAATGAAAGGATTAATATGTGGACAAGAAGGGAAAAATGCCAGGGTGCCCATTTGTTTGACCTTAATACATTCCCGAAGGATGAACGTATGTCAAGTGACGAGGTTAATCCTATTGCGGACACAGGTCATTTGTCAAATGTTACAAAGAGTAAGATAGGTAAAAGAGCAAGTGAGGTTTTGCCCTCTCCATCTGTGAACAGATCAAATATTGATGTTCAAGAGTGCAGACCAAAAGGGGTTTTAAAGTTGAAGTCATCTGGAAGTAGTTCTGTCCAAAATCACAATTTAAAAGTGGTTCCTGGTGATGTAGCCGAACACAGTCGCCCTCTACCCAAGGGAATTTTGAAACTAGTGCCCAAAGCGCCTTCCACCCGACCAGAACACTCAGAAGTTCCAAGACTTGTACAATTATGTTTACCAGACAGTACTCAAGAGTTAAAGGATCATAAATCCTCCTCTTTTTCAGCATCCATGAATTGTTGGCGTGCAGGTTATAAATACCCTTTGCAACCACAGAAGGATGGCAGTAGTGAATTTCATACATCTGTACACCAACCTTTGTGCACATTGAATCAGCAGGAAACTGATGTAAGAGCTAGTAGCTATTCAGGCAGCTCTGCAAGAAATAGAAAGAGGAGGATGAATCCATCCTTAGATGATATAACTGCTGGTGCGGAACACATATTCTCCAAAGGTGATGTATATGAGTCATCAATGGATGCATTGGGTGGAAAGAAATATGATGTTCATAGTGAAACTTGGCAGAATTTGGGTGTGGAAAATAGAAACTTTTCTGCAAGATCCTTGGTGCGATACCCATTTGCCATTGAGCACCGTGATTCGGGCCTGGGCATGGAATCCTTCCTAAAAGAGCATATCCCTACAGGTCCAAGAATGTCAGATAGTGGTTGCGCTAAGCAGGAATGTTTATCAACCTCTTATTCAGATCGAATGAAGAGCCAAAGAGATTTTCCGTTAACATACAAGCGAAGAAAAGCTTTAGCAAAGCAGACCTCAGTAGACTTCAACAAGCCACCAACAGCAGGAGCTGTTTTAAACGCTGCAAGTCCAAAAAAATCATATCAACACTGTTGA
- the LOC119982813 gene encoding GEM-like protein 1 isoform X2 translates to MDHRNTTTATNNSYGNSNPYLQLSPLPSNGQGPQGRRPMDKICDSLNRCGKRFEDVTRKAESYAVKTSPSVSDAAMARLAQETKVLTEGGHDKLFQQTFEILPGEKLLKTFACYLSTATGPVIGTLYLSTKRIAFCSDNPLYQYLPTGQPQWTYYKVVVPLDQLGSVNPSSDRLNHSAKYINIETRDGHEFWFMGFISYDKALKHLTEALQHSRDSYLAFSC, encoded by the exons ATGGATCATCGCAACACCACCACGGCGACCAACAACAGCTACGGTAACAGTAATCCGTACCTCCAACTTTCTCCTCTCCCTTCAAATGGACAGGGCCCACAAGGCAGAC GACCAATGGATAAGATATGTGATTCGTTGAATCGGTGTGGGAAGCGGTTTGAAGATGTCACCAGAAAAGCGGAGAGTTATGCCG TCAAAACTAGTCCTAGTGTGAGTGATGCGGCAATGGCTAGGCTTGCTCAAGAGACAAAGGTGCTAACAGAAGGAGGGCATGATAAATTGTTCCAACAGACATTTGAGATCCTACCCGGAGAGAAGCTGTTAAAGACATTTGCTTGCTATCTCTCTACCGCCACTGGACCTGTGATTGGCACACTGTATTTATCCACCAAAAGAATAGCTTTTTGTAGTGATAATCCCCTCTATCAATATCTTCCCACAGGACAGCCGCAGTGGACGTATTACAAG GTGGTGGTGCCGCTTGACCAGCTAGGGTCAGTGAATCCTTCTTCAGACAGGTTGAATCATTCAGCAAAGTACATCAACATTGAGACAAGAGATGGCCATGAGTTCTGGTTTATGGGGTTTATATCCTACGACAAAGCATTGAAGCATTTAACCGAAGCTTTGCAGCACTCTCGTGACAGTTACCTTGCATTTTCCTGTTAA
- the LOC119981955 gene encoding F-box protein CPR1-like, translated as MAENKSKRMISRWEPKSGVEEIPNLPVELVADILLRLSATLLLCCRRVCKVWCKIIDSPSFVNTHRTRHGSNESELLFLKTPTHRRDTMKVYSLKADNFNHTVNMSRYPIAEFVNPYNRTSSGYGYSCYWDYLSNYLGYGLFLFRSKSCEERVFLYNPLREEVLILPPVPTEGSDRTPDYYWNNGIVINTFCMGFDSATNEYKIVHTYNVDSRGDYKSISNSMVTNIYTLGTSTWRKITAVPPVLPDTEAVPAYGDVHWRIVTTTFSPEFNIHEEMLLSFDLKKEEYKYTTLPAVHHERRRFTLFNLKEFLAISDVICDYDYDSDTGTMGLDIWILKDYENQEWVKQYTINNVAGLNVIGAWQDGVMLFSGFRYSEIFYYDPETDSLSTMVSPSNSYDGTIISCATSLMSLKNYGDLKSKRVSRGRGTYYFNLNKANT; from the coding sequence ATGGCCGAAAATAAATCTAAAAGAATGATTTCGAGATGGGAGCCTAAGTCCGGGGTCGAAGAGATCCCTAACCTTCCTGTCGAATTAGTGGCGGACATACTATTGAGATTATCAGCAACATTACTCCTGTGCTGCCGACGAGTATGCAAAGTCTGGTGCAAAATCATCGATAGCCCTTCTTTTGTTAATACTCATCGTACTAGACATGGGTCCAATGAATCCGAATTACTATTTCTTAAAACCCCGACTCATCGAAGGGATACTATGAAGGTCTACTCATTGAAAGCTGACAACTTCAATCACACTGTCAACATGAGTCGGTATCCAATTGCCGAGTTTGTGAATCCATACAACCGGACTTCTTCTGGTTATGGGTATTCCTGCTATTGGGACTATCTCTCAAACTACCTTGGTTATGGGTTATTTTTATTTCGAAGCAAAAGTTGTGAAGAGAGAGTTTTTCTTTACAATCCTCTCAGAGAAGAAGTGTTAATACTGCCTCCTGTTCCTACAGAAGGATCAGACCGAACCCCAGATTATTATTGGAATAATGGTATCGTAATAAACACCTTTTGTATGGGGTTTGACAGTGCGACGAATGAGTACAAGATTGTTCATACATACAATGTAGATAGCAGGGGTGATTACAAGTCCATTTCAAATAGCATGGTAACTAATATCTATACTTTAGGCACTAGCACTTGGCGAAAGATCACAGCTGTACCTCCTGTTCTTCCAGATACAGAAGCTGTGCCTGCTTATGGAGACGTACACTGGAGAATAGTCACTACCACTTTTTCACCTGAGTTTAATATTCATGAGGAGATGTTACTTTCTTTTGATCTGAAAAAAGAGGAATACAAATATACCACCCTTCCTGCAGTTCACCATGAGCGGCGTAGGTTTACCTTGTTTAATCTCAAGGAATTCCTAGCTATATCAGATGTCATAtgtgattatgattatgatagTGATACGGGAACAATGGGGCTTGATATATGGATCTTGAAAGATTATGAAAACCAAGAGTGGGTAAAGCAATACACTATAAATAATGTGGCAGGGCTAAATGTTATTGGTGCTTGGCAGGATGGTGTGATGCTCTTTAGTGGTTTTCGTTACtctgaaatattttattatgaTCCAGAAACTGATAGCCTGTCAACCATGGTAAGCCCTTCAAATTCGTATGATGGAACGATAATTAGTTGTGCTACAAGCCTGATGTCTCTCAAGAATTATGGAGATTTGAAGTCTAAAAGAGTATCTCGAGGACGTGGAACATATTATTTCAATTTGAACAAGGCAAATACATGA
- the LOC119982812 gene encoding mannan endo-1,4-beta-mannosidase 4-like, whose product MLAKIGVTFLAFLVLLLQQGLISQSQPDIINFVKTNGVNFVKNGKTMYLNGFNAYWVMIMAGDPSSRTKVSTTFQQASQSGMNVARTWAFYDGGNGSLQSSPGVYNEDMFKGLDFVIAEARKYGIHLILGLVDNFKDLGGKAQYVQWAKEHGQNVTDENDFYTNAVVKQYYKNHVKTVLTRINTITGVAYKDDPIIFAWELMNEPRCTTNSSGKQIQIWVEEMAAYLKSIDQSHLLDIGLEGFYGDSVPSRKQYNPNTAIVGTDFISNNQVKDIDFATIHIYPEGWLPNPTEAAQAAFVDKWIQSHIQDSANVLKKPLVIGEFGKSWKFPGYTLQKRDAYYGKVYNAIYTSSKSGGPLVGGLFWQLLAQGMESWGDGYQVVLPESPTTAGVIGLQSRRLSSLSH is encoded by the exons ATGTTAGCAAAAATAGGTGTTACTTTCTTGGCTTTTCTTGTTCTCTTGTTACAGCAGGGATTAATCAGCCAGTCTCAACCGGACATCATCAATTTTGTCAAAACAAATGGAGTCAACTTTGTGAAGAACGGTAAGACTATGTACTTGAATGGCTTCAATGCGTACTGGGTGATGATCATGGCAGGTGACCCATCCTCCAGGACCAAGGTTTCCACTACCTTTCAACAAGCATCTCAGTCTGGCATGAATGTTGCCAGAACTTGGGCTTTCTACGATGGTGGTAATGGTTCCCTCCAATCTTCTCCTGGAGTGTACAACGAAGACATGTTCAAG GGATTGGATTTCGTGATTGCAGAAGCTAGAAAATATGGGATACATTTGATACTGGGTTTGGTGGATAACTTCAAAGATCTTGGTGGCAAAGCACAGTATGTTCAGTGGGCAAAGGAACATGGACAGAATGTGACCGATGAAAATGATTTTTATACAAACGCAGTTGTCAAACAGTACTATAAAAACCACGTCAAG ACTGTGCTCACAAGAATAAACACAATAACTGGGGTGGCATATAAAGATGATCCAATCATCTTTGCTTGGGAGCTCATGAATGAACCCCGCTGCACCACTAACTCCTCTGGAAAGCAAATTCAG ATCTGGGTGGAAGAAATGGCCGCATACTTGAAGTCCATTGATCAAAGCCATCTGCTGGACATAGGGTTGGAAGGATTTTATGGAGATTCAGTACCTTCAAGGAAACAGTACAATCCCAACACAGCTATTGTTGGTACTGACTTCATTTCCAACAATCAAGTCAAAGACATCGATTTTGCCACTATTCACATTTATCCTGAAGGATG GTTACCAAATCCAACCGAGGCAGCCCAAGCTGCTTTTGTGGATAAGTGGATCCAGTCCCATATCCAAGACAGTGCTAATGTGCTTAAGAAACCACTGGTGATAGGGGAGTTTGGAAAATCTTGGAAGTTCCCTGGATACACATTGCAGAAGAGGGATGCCTATTATGGGAAGGTGTACAATGCAATATACACAAGTTCTAAAAGTGGGGGCCCATTGGTTGGTGGGCTTTTTTGGCAACTCCTGGCCCAAGGAATGGAAAGCTGGGGCGATGGGTATCAAGTTGTCTTGCCAGAAAGCCCTACAACTGCAGGTGTCATTGGCCTACAATCTCGCCGGCTATCATCTTTATCAcactaa
- the LOC119982813 gene encoding GEM-like protein 1 isoform X1, with product MDHRNTTTATNNSYGNSNPYLQLSPLPSNGQGPQGRRPMDKICDSLNRCGKRFEDVTRKAESYAGSIWHHLKTSPSVSDAAMARLAQETKVLTEGGHDKLFQQTFEILPGEKLLKTFACYLSTATGPVIGTLYLSTKRIAFCSDNPLYQYLPTGQPQWTYYKVVVPLDQLGSVNPSSDRLNHSAKYINIETRDGHEFWFMGFISYDKALKHLTEALQHSRDSYLAFSC from the exons ATGGATCATCGCAACACCACCACGGCGACCAACAACAGCTACGGTAACAGTAATCCGTACCTCCAACTTTCTCCTCTCCCTTCAAATGGACAGGGCCCACAAGGCAGAC GACCAATGGATAAGATATGTGATTCGTTGAATCGGTGTGGGAAGCGGTTTGAAGATGTCACCAGAAAAGCGGAGAGTTATGCCGGCAGCATTTGGCATCACC TCAAAACTAGTCCTAGTGTGAGTGATGCGGCAATGGCTAGGCTTGCTCAAGAGACAAAGGTGCTAACAGAAGGAGGGCATGATAAATTGTTCCAACAGACATTTGAGATCCTACCCGGAGAGAAGCTGTTAAAGACATTTGCTTGCTATCTCTCTACCGCCACTGGACCTGTGATTGGCACACTGTATTTATCCACCAAAAGAATAGCTTTTTGTAGTGATAATCCCCTCTATCAATATCTTCCCACAGGACAGCCGCAGTGGACGTATTACAAG GTGGTGGTGCCGCTTGACCAGCTAGGGTCAGTGAATCCTTCTTCAGACAGGTTGAATCATTCAGCAAAGTACATCAACATTGAGACAAGAGATGGCCATGAGTTCTGGTTTATGGGGTTTATATCCTACGACAAAGCATTGAAGCATTTAACCGAAGCTTTGCAGCACTCTCGTGACAGTTACCTTGCATTTTCCTGTTAA
- the LOC119982814 gene encoding mannan endo-1,4-beta-mannosidase 4-like produces the protein MLGKICVRFLAFLVLLLQHGLICESQADIGNFVKTNGVYFMKNGKTMYLNGFNAYWLMMMASDPSARTKVSTTFQQASKYGMNVARTWAFNDGGYNSLQSSPGVYNENMFKGLDFVIAEAKKYGIHLILGLVNNFKDLGGKAQYVQWAKEHGQQVTDENDFYINALVKQYYKNHIKTVLTRINTIARVAYKDDPTIFAWELINEPRCTTDSSGKQIQSWVEEIAAYLKSIDQNHLLDIGLEGFYGNSVPSRKQYNPNTAIVGTDFISNNLVKHIDFATIHIYPEGWLPYPTEAAQAAFVDKWIQSHIQDSTSVLKKPLVIGEFGKSWKFPGYTLQKRDAYYGKVYNAIYTSSKSGGPLVGGLFWQLLAQGMESWGDGYQVVLQKSPTTAGVIGLQSRRLWSLSH, from the exons ATGTTAGGGAAAATATGTGTTCGTTTCTTGGCTTTTCTTGTTCTCTTGTTACAGCATGGATTGATCTGCGAGTCTCAAGCGGACATCGGCAATTTTGTGAAAACAAATGGAGTCTATTTTATGAAGAACGGTAAGACTATGTACTTGAATGGCTTCAACGCGTACTGGTTGATGATGATGGCGAGTGACCCGTCGGCCAGGACCAAGGTCTCCACCACCTTTCAACAAGCATCAAAGTATGGCATGAATGTTGCCAGAACTTGGGCTTTCAACGATGGTGGTTACAATTCTCTTCAGTCTTCTCCCGGAGTGTACAACGAAAACATGTTCAAG GGATTGGACTTCGTGATTGCAGAAGCTAAGAAATATGGGATACATTTGATACTGGGTTTGGTGAATAACTTCAAAGATCTTGGTGGCAAAGCACAGTATGTTCAGTGGGCAAAGGAACATGGACAGCAAGTGACAGACGAAAATGATTTTTACATAAACGCACTTGTCAAACAGTACTACAAGAACCATATCAAG ACTGTGCTCACAAGAATAAACACAATAGCTAGGGTGGCATATAAAGATGATCCAACCATCTTTGCTTGGGAGCTCATTAATGAACCCCGCTGCACCACTGACTCCTCCGGAAAGCAAATTCAG agCTGGGTGGAAGAAATAGCGGCATACTTGAAGTCCATTGATCAAAACCATCTGCTGGATATAGGGTTAGAAGGATTTTATGGAAATTCAGTACCTTCAAGGAAGCAGTACAATCCCAATACAGCTATTGTTGGTACTGACTTCATTTCCAACAATCTAGTCAAACACATCGATTTCGCCACTATTCACATTTATCCTGAAGGATG GTTACCATATCCAACTGAGGCAGCCCAAGCTGCTTTTGTGGATAAGTGGATCCAGTCCCATATCCAAGACAGTACCTCTGTGCTTAAGAAACCACTGGTGATAGGGGAGTTTGGAAAATCTTGGAAGTTCCCTGGATACACATTGCAGAAGAGGGATGCCTATTATGGGAAGGTGTACAATGCAATATATACAAGTTCTAAAAGTGGGGGCCCATTGGTTGGTGGGCTTTTTTGGCAACTCCTGGCCCAAGGAATGGAAAGCTGGGGTGATGGCTATCAAGTTGTCTTGCAAAAAAGCCCTACAACTGCAGGTGTCATTGGCCTTCAATCTCGCCGGCTATGGTCTTTATCGCactaa